One genomic segment of Fusobacterium nucleatum includes these proteins:
- a CDS encoding MBL fold metallo-hydrolase, with protein MVYYIYHSAFVIELEKSILIFDFYKFPSNKKKEKEEFFNRFIKRNDKKVYVFSTHSHSDHFNKEILTWLEMNENIKYILSDDIRIYKHKNFYFTKEDDSFELDNLKISTFGSTDLGSSFYINTENKNIFHSGDLHFWHWEDDTPEEEKSMYDAYIFQLERIKKLDRIDIAFVPVDPRLGVNTLEGVELFYKILKPKIIIPMHFSDDYSQMKNFIEKFKYNDDVKVTEIKDSMEKVLE; from the coding sequence ATGGTTTATTATATTTACCATAGTGCCTTTGTCATAGAACTAGAAAAAAGTATTTTAATATTTGATTTCTATAAATTTCCCAGTAATAAAAAGAAAGAAAAAGAGGAATTTTTTAATAGATTTATAAAGAGGAATGATAAAAAAGTTTATGTATTTTCAACACATAGTCATTCAGATCATTTTAATAAAGAAATTTTAACTTGGTTAGAAATGAATGAAAATATAAAATATATTTTAAGTGATGATATAAGAATATATAAGCATAAAAACTTTTACTTTACAAAAGAAGATGATAGTTTTGAATTGGATAATTTAAAGATAAGTACTTTTGGTTCAACTGACTTAGGTTCTTCATTTTATATAAATACAGAGAATAAAAATATATTTCACTCAGGAGATTTACATTTTTGGCATTGGGAAGATGATACTCCAGAGGAGGAAAAATCTATGTATGATGCCTATATATTTCAACTTGAAAGGATTAAAAAATTAGATAGAATTGATATCGCTTTTGTACCAGTAGATCCAAGATTAGGAGTTAATACATTAGAAGGTGTAGAATTGTTTTATAAGATTTTAAAACCTAAGATAATAATTCCTATGCATTTTTCTGATGATTATAGCCAGATGAAAAATTTTATTGAAAAGTTTAAATATAATGATGATGTTAAAGTTACAGAAATAAAAGATAGTATGGAGAAAGTATTGGAGTAA
- a CDS encoding DEAD/DEAH box helicase, whose product MIDVKFYMLVEGEDSLYLALYDSEKNLINSYSNLNQNDINNYIENLENEKEFFISWEEEKSSDYLKLDEKLISYLLEKDNFVNADFEIIEKKEIESLALFIRDNKEIEDRLDIYIEINDNLLTKNNIVGNYIYSQGIFYKIDTEEELQFPLLDLFQKIDKYEFESYCTLILKNYKNIDLKYEDYETVVSEERNAIPQIIIEKISFDNSLYIKINSIISTMDYEFFIKNQIETVLTVNELEKKLEISKINLENLSSDMFEIVKVLTKLQKSIGLKSSYYIDNENFIILNEELAKEFVKKELLQLTGKYSIIGTDRLRKYNIKAVRPKLSGKFSYNLDYFEGEVEVEIEGEKFSIQQLLNNYKKDEYIVLSDGTNALINREYIEKLQRVFKEEDGNKIKVSFFDMPIVQDMIDEKAFENNFMGSKDFFEGINKLAEEDIDYPKLNATLRDYQKYGYKWLKYLTDNNLGACLADDMGLGKTLQAIVLISKIHEEKKKKSEEKKKKSMVIMPKSLIYNWENEIKRFSPKLKVGVYYGINRDFSSLKKADVILTTYGTIRNDIENLLEQKFDLLVLDESQNIKNINSQTTKAVLLLNAKKRVALSGTPIENNLLELYSLFRFLNPEMFGSVQEFTNDYIVPIQKYSDTSTIEELRKKIYPFLLRRVKKEVLADLPDKIEKLVYVDMNDEHRRFYEERRKYYYSLLEKNTSSQGNFDKFFVLQAINELRHIVSSPELESKKIVSSKKEVLIENVIEAIENNHKVLVFVNYLSSIESICDSLKENKIKYLKMTGQTKDRQNLVDKFQNDSRYKVFVMTLKTGGVGLNLVSADTIFIYDPWWNTTVENQAIDRAYRLGQDKTVFAYKMIMRNTIEEKILKLQEMKNKLLDDLISEDNLSTKNLSKNDIEFILGS is encoded by the coding sequence ATGATAGATGTAAAATTTTATATGCTAGTTGAAGGGGAAGATAGTCTTTATCTAGCTCTATATGATTCTGAAAAAAATTTAATTAATAGCTACTCTAATTTAAATCAGAATGATATAAACAATTATATAGAAAATTTGGAAAACGAAAAAGAATTTTTTATCAGTTGGGAAGAAGAAAAAAGTAGTGATTATTTAAAATTAGATGAAAAATTAATTTCTTATCTTTTAGAGAAAGATAATTTTGTAAATGCTGACTTTGAAATAATAGAAAAAAAAGAAATTGAAAGTTTAGCTTTATTTATAAGAGATAATAAGGAAATAGAAGATAGACTAGATATTTATATAGAAATTAATGATAATCTTTTAACAAAGAATAATATAGTGGGAAACTATATTTATTCACAGGGGATATTCTATAAGATAGATACAGAAGAAGAGCTACAATTTCCATTGCTAGATTTATTTCAAAAAATAGATAAATATGAATTTGAAAGTTATTGTACTTTAATTTTAAAGAATTATAAGAATATAGATTTAAAATATGAAGATTATGAAACTGTTGTAAGTGAAGAAAGAAATGCTATTCCACAGATAATAATAGAAAAGATATCTTTTGATAACAGTCTTTATATAAAGATAAATTCTATTATATCTACAATGGACTATGAATTTTTCATAAAAAATCAAATAGAAACAGTACTTACTGTAAATGAGCTGGAAAAGAAATTAGAAATTTCTAAAATAAATTTAGAAAATTTAAGTTCAGATATGTTTGAGATAGTTAAGGTTTTAACTAAATTGCAAAAAAGTATAGGCTTAAAATCTTCATATTATATAGATAATGAAAATTTTATTATTTTAAATGAAGAATTAGCAAAAGAATTTGTAAAAAAAGAATTACTACAACTTACAGGAAAATATAGTATTATTGGTACAGATAGACTGAGAAAATACAATATAAAAGCTGTTAGACCAAAATTAAGTGGAAAATTCAGTTATAATCTTGATTATTTTGAAGGAGAAGTAGAAGTTGAGATTGAAGGAGAAAAATTCTCTATTCAACAACTTTTAAATAACTATAAAAAAGATGAGTATATTGTTCTAAGTGATGGGACAAATGCTTTAATTAACAGAGAATACATCGAGAAATTACAAAGAGTATTTAAAGAAGAAGATGGGAATAAAATAAAAGTTTCGTTTTTTGATATGCCAATAGTTCAAGATATGATTGATGAAAAAGCATTTGAAAACAATTTTATGGGAAGTAAAGATTTTTTTGAAGGAATAAATAAATTAGCAGAAGAAGATATTGATTATCCTAAATTAAATGCAACTTTAAGAGATTATCAAAAATATGGTTATAAGTGGCTTAAATATTTGACAGATAATAATTTAGGAGCTTGTTTAGCAGATGATATGGGCTTAGGTAAGACCTTACAAGCCATAGTTTTAATTTCTAAAATACACGAAGAAAAAAAGAAAAAATCTGAAGAAAAAAAGAAAAAATCTATGGTAATAATGCCTAAAAGCTTGATATATAACTGGGAAAATGAAATTAAAAGATTTTCACCTAAGTTAAAAGTTGGTGTATATTATGGTATAAATAGAGATTTTTCTTCTTTAAAAAAGGCTGATGTAATTTTAACTACCTATGGAACTATAAGAAATGATATTGAAAATCTTTTGGAACAAAAATTTGACTTGCTTGTTTTAGATGAATCACAAAATATTAAAAATATTAATTCACAGACAACAAAAGCAGTGTTACTTTTAAATGCTAAAAAAAGGGTAGCATTGAGTGGAACACCTATTGAAAATAACTTATTGGAGCTATATTCATTATTTAGATTTTTAAATCCAGAAATGTTTGGTTCAGTACAGGAATTTACAAATGATTATATAGTTCCTATACAAAAATACTCTGATACTTCAACTATTGAGGAGTTAAGAAAAAAAATATATCCTTTCTTATTAAGAAGAGTTAAAAAGGAAGTTTTAGCAGATTTGCCAGATAAAATAGAAAAATTGGTCTATGTGGATATGAATGATGAACATAGAAGATTCTATGAAGAAAGAAGAAAATATTATTACTCATTACTTGAAAAAAATACTTCAAGTCAGGGAAATTTTGACAAATTTTTTGTGTTACAAGCTATAAATGAGTTAAGGCATATAGTGAGTTCTCCTGAGCTAGAAAGTAAAAAGATTGTTTCAAGTAAAAAAGAAGTTTTAATTGAAAATGTGATAGAAGCCATTGAAAATAATCATAAAGTTTTAGTGTTTGTAAATTATTTATCTTCAATAGAAAGTATTTGTGATTCATTGAAAGAAAATAAGATAAAATATTTAAAGATGACAGGACAAACAAAAGATAGACAAAATTTAGTGGATAAGTTTCAAAATGATAGCAGATATAAAGTATTTGTAATGACATTAAAAACAGGTGGAGTAGGTTTAAATCTAGTGTCTGCTGATACTATATTTATCTATGACCCTTGGTGGAATACAACTGTTGAAAATCAAGCTATTGATAGAGCATACAGATTAGGACAAGATAAAACTGTTTTTGCTTATAAAATGATTATGAGGAATACAATAGAGGAAAAAATACTAAAATTGCAAGAAATGAAAAATAAATTATTGGATGATTTAATATCAGAAGATAATTTATCTACAAAGAATCTATCTAAAAATGATATAGAATTTATTTTGGGAAGCTAG
- a CDS encoding type II restriction endonuclease, whose translation MRNFEKWLGKFKNSIATYDYYIDLKKVIKNVDNIKIELNILNSLIGSKNIEKDFENVIKKYPETLKCIPILLAIRDTEIYAQDEEGSFLYNFKIQNYSIEQYKIFMRKTGLFDLIQNHIINNLVDYVLGVETGLDSNGRKNRGGHLMENLVEKYIVKAGFIKGVNYFKEMKISEIEEKFKIDLSQISNNGKTVKRFDFVIKTQNMIYAIETNFYASSGSKLNETARSYKQIAQEAKYINGFTFVWFTDGKGWIDARNNLKETFEILETIYNIDDMENDIMKTLFI comes from the coding sequence ATGAGAAATTTTGAAAAATGGTTAGGAAAATTTAAAAATAGCATAGCTACTTATGATTACTACATTGATTTAAAAAAAGTGATTAAAAATGTTGATAATATTAAAATTGAATTAAATATATTAAATTCACTTATAGGTTCTAAAAATATTGAAAAAGACTTTGAAAATGTTATTAAGAAATATCCTGAAACTTTAAAATGTATTCCAATTTTATTAGCAATTCGTGATACAGAAATTTATGCACAAGATGAAGAGGGAAGTTTTTTATATAATTTTAAAATTCAAAATTATAGTATAGAGCAGTATAAAATTTTTATGAGAAAAACAGGGTTATTTGATTTAATCCAAAATCATATTATAAATAATCTTGTTGATTATGTACTAGGTGTGGAAACAGGTTTAGACTCAAATGGTAGAAAAAATCGTGGTGGACATCTAATGGAAAATTTAGTTGAAAAATATATTGTAAAAGCTGGTTTTATAAAAGGTGTAAATTATTTTAAAGAAATGAAAATATCAGAAATTGAAGAGAAATTTAAAATTGATTTATCACAAATTTCTAATAATGGAAAAACAGTAAAAAGATTTGATTTTGTTATAAAAACTCAAAATATGATATATGCTATTGAGACAAATTTTTATGCAAGTAGTGGTTCAAAATTAAATGAAACAGCTAGAAGTTACAAACAAATTGCACAGGAAGCAAAGTATATAAATGGTTTTACTTTTGTTTGGTTTACTGATGGAAAAGGTTGGATAGATGCTAGAAATAATTTAAAAGAAACTTTTGAAATATTGGAAACTATTTATAATATTGATGATATGGAAAATGATATTATGAAAACTTTATTTATATAA
- the dnaE gene encoding DNA polymerase III subunit alpha gives MDNFVHLNLHTEYSLSEGVNSIDNFLIKAKELGMTSLAVTDYANMFCAVEFYQKAKKMGIKPIIGLELPVFNKDEQNIFSLTLLAKNYNGYKNLVKLASELYKKNENRELKLNKEILKEHSQDLIALSSSMNGEIGKAILTNSSDEKINKIIDEYIEIFSKENFYLEIQANELTETKIINHKFYDLVKFYNLELVATNNVYYVDRDGYELQDIIICIQSGLKVKEKNRKRAISKELYLKSKDEMKRFLGEKFEKAIENANYIASLCNIEISFGNLQFPYYEVPSEYSGMDEYLKTICHTNIKKLYKEDLTKDILDRLEYELSVIIKMGYSGYFIVVWDFISYAKRRGIPVGPGRGSAAGSLVAYCLGITMIDPIRYNLLFERFLNPERISMPDIDIDICRERRDELIDYVVHKYGRDRVAHIITFGRMKARAAIRDIGRVLDIDLKKIDKLAKLVSHSQTLEKTLKENVEVAKLYTTDIELQKVIDLAIRIENKVRHVSTHAAGILITKEDLDRTVPIYLDEKEGVIATQYQMKELEELGLLKIDFLGLKNLSNVQRTIDYIKKYKNIDIDLYKIPLDDKKVFHMLSLGDSTGVFQLESPGIRKIMKRLKPDKFEDIVALLALYRPGPLQSGMVDDFINRKNGKEKIEYPHKNLEIILKETYGVILYQEQVMKIASYMADYSLGEADLLRRAMGKKNFAIMRENREKFIERAIKNGYTVEKSEEIFELIDKFAGYGFNKSHSVAYAMISYWTGYFKVHYPAYYYAAVMTSEISETGDIAYYFNDAKEHGVRVYSPNINSPSAYFEVKNDGITYSLAAIKNFGLTMAKKIVEDVKLNGKYTTLEEFVFRNKKNGMNKRALEALILSGALDEIKGNRKEKFLSIDKVLDYSSKAPKTDEIQQMNLFGEAAKTIDKFNLAISEDFNLDEKLNKEKEFLGFYLSSHPLDRYKDIILAFRINKLSEIDLEEKQVIKTFGTIINLKKIITKKEEQMAMFNLSCYDRTISCIAFPRVYERFISELIEKKTVYIEGKIQIDNYKGESTSKLLVDKLVELDKIYEYPAKKLFILIEPEDSYRYSRLKDLINFNKGKTQIIFAIKNKDEKKLQTMNKGVRLSKEFFENLVELMGIDKIKIEM, from the coding sequence ATGGATAATTTTGTTCATTTGAATTTACATACTGAATATAGTTTATCAGAGGGTGTAAATAGCATAGATAATTTTTTAATCAAAGCAAAAGAACTAGGAATGACCTCATTGGCAGTAACAGATTATGCCAATATGTTTTGTGCTGTTGAATTTTATCAAAAAGCTAAAAAAATGGGAATAAAGCCAATTATTGGTCTAGAGTTACCTGTTTTTAATAAAGATGAGCAAAATATTTTTAGTTTAACTTTACTTGCTAAAAACTATAATGGATATAAGAATTTAGTTAAGTTAGCCTCTGAACTATATAAAAAAAATGAAAATAGAGAATTAAAATTAAATAAAGAGATTTTAAAGGAACATAGCCAAGATTTAATTGCACTTTCATCTTCAATGAATGGAGAAATTGGAAAAGCTATTTTAACAAATTCATCAGATGAAAAAATTAATAAAATAATTGATGAATATATTGAGATATTTTCAAAAGAAAATTTTTATTTAGAGATACAAGCTAATGAACTTACTGAAACAAAGATAATAAATCATAAATTTTATGATTTAGTAAAATTTTATAACTTAGAATTAGTTGCAACTAATAATGTTTATTATGTTGATAGAGATGGCTATGAATTACAGGATATTATAATCTGTATTCAATCAGGTTTAAAGGTAAAGGAAAAAAATAGAAAAAGAGCTATTTCAAAGGAATTATACTTAAAATCCAAAGATGAAATGAAAAGATTTTTAGGAGAAAAATTTGAAAAAGCTATTGAAAATGCAAATTATATAGCAAGTTTATGTAATATTGAAATAAGTTTTGGAAACTTACAATTTCCATATTATGAAGTTCCGAGTGAATATTCTGGAATGGATGAATATTTAAAAACTATCTGCCATACTAATATTAAAAAATTATATAAAGAAGATTTAACTAAGGATATCTTAGACAGATTAGAGTATGAATTATCAGTTATTATAAAAATGGGATATTCTGGATATTTTATAGTGGTTTGGGATTTTATATCTTATGCAAAAAGAAGAGGTATACCTGTTGGACCTGGTAGAGGTTCAGCAGCTGGAAGTTTGGTTGCATATTGTTTGGGTATAACTATGATAGACCCTATAAGGTATAATTTACTATTTGAAAGATTTCTAAATCCTGAAAGAATATCTATGCCAGATATTGATATAGATATTTGTCGTGAAAGACGGGATGAACTGATAGATTATGTTGTACATAAATATGGTAGAGATAGGGTTGCACATATAATAACTTTTGGAAGAATGAAAGCTAGAGCTGCAATAAGAGATATAGGTAGAGTTTTAGATATAGATTTAAAGAAAATTGATAAACTTGCTAAGTTAGTTTCACATTCTCAAACCTTAGAAAAAACTTTAAAAGAAAATGTTGAAGTTGCTAAATTATATACAACAGATATTGAATTACAAAAAGTTATAGACTTAGCAATAAGAATAGAAAATAAGGTAAGGCATGTATCTACACATGCAGCAGGTATACTTATAACAAAAGAAGATTTAGATAGAACAGTTCCAATTTATTTAGATGAGAAAGAAGGAGTTATAGCAACTCAATATCAAATGAAAGAACTTGAAGAGTTGGGACTTTTAAAGATAGACTTCTTAGGATTAAAAAATTTATCAAATGTCCAAAGGACAATAGATTATATAAAAAAATATAAAAATATTGATATTGATTTATATAAAATTCCACTTGATGATAAAAAAGTTTTTCACATGTTATCTTTAGGAGATTCAACAGGAGTTTTCCAACTTGAATCACCAGGAATTAGAAAGATAATGAAAAGATTAAAACCTGATAAGTTTGAAGATATAGTTGCTTTATTGGCACTATATAGACCTGGACCTTTACAATCAGGTATGGTTGATGACTTTATAAATCGTAAGAATGGAAAAGAAAAAATTGAATATCCACATAAAAATTTAGAGATAATATTAAAAGAAACTTATGGTGTAATTTTGTATCAAGAGCAGGTTATGAAAATAGCAAGTTATATGGCAGATTATAGTCTTGGTGAAGCAGATTTATTAAGACGGGCTATGGGTAAGAAAAACTTTGCTATTATGAGAGAAAATAGAGAAAAGTTTATTGAAAGAGCAATAAAAAATGGTTATACAGTTGAAAAATCAGAAGAAATATTTGAATTGATAGATAAATTTGCAGGTTATGGTTTTAATAAATCTCACTCTGTTGCCTATGCTATGATTTCATATTGGACTGGATATTTTAAGGTACATTATCCAGCTTATTATTATGCAGCAGTTATGACTTCTGAAATTTCTGAAACAGGGGATATTGCTTATTATTTTAATGATGCAAAAGAACACGGAGTAAGAGTTTATTCTCCAAATATAAATTCTCCTAGTGCATATTTTGAGGTTAAAAATGATGGAATAACTTATTCTCTTGCAGCAATTAAAAATTTTGGTTTAACTATGGCTAAAAAAATAGTTGAAGATGTAAAATTAAATGGCAAGTATACAACACTTGAAGAATTTGTTTTTAGAAATAAGAAGAATGGAATGAATAAAAGAGCCTTAGAAGCTTTGATTTTATCAGGTGCTTTAGATGAGATAAAAGGAAATAGAAAAGAAAAATTTTTATCAATAGATAAGGTACTAGATTATAGTTCAAAAGCACCAAAAACAGATGAAATTCAACAGATGAACCTTTTTGGTGAAGCAGCTAAAACAATAGATAAATTTAATTTGGCTATAAGTGAAGATTTTAACTTAGATGAAAAGTTAAATAAAGAAAAAGAATTTTTAGGATTCTATTTAAGTTCACATCCACTTGATAGATACAAGGATATTATTTTAGCATTTAGAATTAATAAACTTTCTGAAATTGATTTAGAAGAAAAACAAGTTATAAAAACATTTGGGACTATAATAAATTTAAAAAAGATTATAACTAAAAAAGAAGAACAAATGGCAATGTTTAATCTTAGTTGTTATGATAGAACAATATCTTGTATAGCTTTTCCTAGGGTATACGAAAGATTTATAAGTGAGCTTATAGAAAAGAAAACTGTTTATATTGAAGGAAAAATTCAAATAGATAATTATAAGGGAGAGAGTACAAGTAAGTTATTAGTGGATAAATTAGTGGAATTAGATAAAATTTATGAATATCCAGCAAAAAAATTATTTATCTTAATAGAGCCAGAAGATAGTTATAGGTATAGTAGACTTAAAGACTTAATTAATTTCAATAAAGGAAAAACTCAAATTATATTTGCTATCAAAAATAAGGATGAAAAAAAATTACAAACAATGAATAAAGGAGTAAGACTTAGTAAAGAATTTTTTGAGAATTTAGTTGAGCTTATGGGTATAGACAAAATAAAAATTGAGATGTGA
- a CDS encoding DNA adenine methylase: MKKNSLFEKDRIECKPFIKWVGGKGQLLPEINKLYPVELGKNINKYAEIFIGGGAVLFDILSKYRLDQVYISDKNLELINTYRNIKDNVDVLIKSLKEMEEQYIPLNNENRKLYYYEKRREYNNLKINIEENNIEKAVLFIFLNKTCFNGLYRVNKKGEFNVPIGAYKKPKICDEENLKNVSLVLKKVKIIYADYRESESFIDEKTFVYIDPPYRPLNTSSSFTSYTENDFSDKEQIELAEFINILNRKGAKIVISNSDPKNNNIDDNFFDELYKNYNINRVKATRMLNSNANLRGAINELLITNYKWEEIKI; the protein is encoded by the coding sequence ATGAAAAAAAATTCTTTATTTGAAAAAGATAGAATAGAATGTAAACCCTTTATAAAATGGGTTGGTGGGAAAGGACAACTTTTACCTGAAATAAATAAACTATATCCTGTTGAGTTAGGAAAAAATATAAATAAATATGCAGAAATTTTTATAGGTGGTGGAGCAGTTCTATTTGATATATTAAGCAAATATAGATTAGATCAAGTATACATCAGTGATAAGAATTTAGAACTTATCAATACTTATAGAAATATTAAAGATAATGTAGATGTTTTAATAAAATCTTTAAAAGAAATGGAAGAACAATATATTCCCTTGAACAATGAAAATAGAAAACTCTATTATTATGAAAAAAGGAGAGAATATAATAATTTAAAAATTAATATTGAAGAAAATAATATAGAAAAGGCAGTTCTATTTATTTTTTTGAATAAAACTTGTTTCAATGGACTATATAGAGTGAATAAAAAAGGTGAGTTCAATGTTCCTATTGGTGCATACAAAAAGCCTAAAATTTGTGATGAAGAAAATTTAAAAAATGTTTCATTAGTATTAAAAAAAGTGAAAATTATATATGCTGATTATAGGGAAAGTGAAAGTTTTATAGATGAAAAAACTTTTGTATATATAGATCCTCCCTATCGTCCTTTAAATACATCATCTAGTTTTACTTCATATACAGAAAATGATTTTAGTGATAAGGAGCAAATAGAATTAGCAGAATTTATAAATATTTTAAATAGAAAAGGTGCTAAAATAGTCATTAGCAACTCTGATCCTAAAAATAATAATATAGATGACAATTTTTTTGATGAATTATATAAAAACTACAATATTAATAGAGTTAAGGCAACAAGAATGTTAAATTCAAATGCTAATTTGAGAGGGGCAATTAATGAATTACTGATAACAAACTATAAATGGGAGGAGATTAAAATATGA